In Glycine max cultivar Williams 82 chromosome 4, Glycine_max_v4.0, whole genome shotgun sequence, the genomic stretch AAGATTTCAAGAGCGTAAGTATGAGCAAGTGCAACATCCAACAATACAAAAGCGACAACATATACAATGTACTATCTATCTAGAGGCAACCATCAACCAAGACATAGTAAAGGTTTTCTCACGGAACCATAGCATAAAGGAAGTGGCCTCAAGTAGCAAGGCCAAAAGGGTTGTTGTAACAAGCATTTCTGTATGAAAAATGCTTGAAAAAAAAGGGCTAAAGAAAGGATCTATCATAGTTCCCTGGAAAACAACTATGTCAACAAACTCCCACCCAATCCACCCTAGATAGGTAGGTACATCTGTCCAAAAAGTATGTGGAATGTCGCCACCTGTGAGTTCATTGCACAAGATACATTTACTATCTATCCTGAATTTCCAGATTCGGTTTTGTCACTTAAATTATATCTCCTTCCCTGATATTGCAATTGGATGGTTAAGATATTAAGCCAGAATATCACATCTCCACAAGTTCTCCACTAGGAACTCAACTGTGTTGCAGCCAATTGAATTGCAGTTTTGAAGATTCAACCCCACCAAGGTCTGGCCCAACTTTTTTAGGGAAGGCGCACTCTTGTTTGTTACACCAGAACAGTTTGACAAAGAAAGCACTTGCAAAGTAAGCTGTTTGGCACTAGAAAGAACAGCTATACCGGCATCAGTGATTGCACACTTTGACACATCTAGATCATTAAGCAGAAGGCAGTTATCCGCGATTGCAACCAAGCTTGCGTCGGTAATCTTCCTGCATCCATCAAGATTTAGCAATTCGAGGGTTCCTCCGTGTAGTGTGGCCAATACTGAAACTATGTTATCCGTCAAATTCCAGCAGCCGACAAGGTTCACCTTGACAAGTCCCGCCTCACAATTCTCCAAAAGAGGAACAAGGCCGGCATCAGTTAGACCATAAAGTCCGGTCAGATCAACATGCTGAAGTTGGGGGCACAATTTCCCAACCATAGCCAGGCTAGCATTTCCAACACCAGGGCAGTTATGAATGGATAAATGTCGGAGAGACTCGCAAGGAGGAAACATAGATACTTCCAGATCTATATCTTTAACTCCCTTGCACTTAAGAAGGGTGAGAGACTTTAAAGTCGATTTGAAGTTTGAAAGGGCACAAATAATGCCAAACTGGTTGATGTTGTTACACTCCTCCAAGTGCAAGCTCTCAAGAGAGCTTGCAACTTTGCTAAATGCTACCAAACCATTGTCGGATACAAAGCAGCATCTGCGCAGAAACATCTGCTTTAGGTTGACACAACCTTTACCCATGGCTTCAATGCTTGCATCTGTTATCCCTCGGCAGGAAGAAACTGTAAGTGACATCAGTTTCTGCAGACTTTGAGCAACACCCATGACCCAAAAGCCCCTTTCAGTGACATTTTGAAGACCACAGAGGACCAAATTTAAAATTGCCTTTCCATAGTGGCCAATGACAGCCAGAGAGAAATCTGTAATGTTTAAATCCTGAAGCTTTACCTTTGAAAGGTGAATAGCTGAGGATAATAGACTTGATACTCCATGATCCCCAACAAGAGGACAATCCTTGATAGAGATGCATTGTAACTTGGGGCAAGACCTGGCAATAGCTTGCAACCCCTCGTTTCCAATCTTCGGACACGATTCGATATTTAAGGTGGTCAAGTTGGGGCAGCCCTTAGCTATTGCAATTAGACTTTTGTTGCTAATGAAGGAGGCCTGGCATATGTCAAGTTTCTCCAACATATGGCATCCTTTTGCTATCTCAGACAGACCCTCATCACCAACAGAAGACACATTCCACAAAGAAAATGATCTAAGTGAAGGGCAACCATGAGCAACTGCTGAGAGGCCAACGTCTGTGACACCGCGAACAGAATTGCTTCCTCTGATAGACAGCTTTCCAAGTCCCCCGCGGGCACTAGTCCCAACTGCAATTGCAGCAAGCCTTACATTAGTTGCCTTCTTCCCTTCCAAACACCGCGTTAAGTAGCCATTGTCTTCAATACCTTGATCCTCATCCACTGAGGCCATTTCAACATAACCGGAAGCAGACCCCTCAATCATCTTATCAGACTTGTGAATTTCAGCTTTGCAGATACTGCTCATGAGCATAAGCCACCGCTTAGACACGTAGGCACAAGAGCTCCTCTCTTTGCCACTAGAGAGCCATCTGAAAACCTCAAAAAGGCATTCATCAGGAAGGACATCAATGGTAGGCTTTTGATCTTGCTCTCGCCCTAGAAATTCGAACGCATCCAGGGCATTGATTCGAGCTCGCTTGCTAGGAGTGTAGT encodes the following:
- the LOC100792339 gene encoding EIN3-binding F-box protein 1 yields the protein MPTLVNYSGDDELYHGGSFCQNPIDLGRLCTYGSIVDEYYYTPSKRARINALDAFEFLGREQDQKPTIDVLPDECLFEVFRWLSSGKERSSCAYVSKRWLMLMSSICKAEIHKSDKMIEGSASGYVEMASVDEDQGIEDNGYLTRCLEGKKATNVRLAAIAVGTSARGGLGKLSIRGSNSVRGVTDVGLSAVAHGCPSLRSFSLWNVSSVGDEGLSEIAKGCHMLEKLDICQASFISNKSLIAIAKGCPNLTTLNIESCPKIGNEGLQAIARSCPKLQCISIKDCPLVGDHGVSSLLSSAIHLSKVKLQDLNITDFSLAVIGHYGKAILNLVLCGLQNVTERGFWVMGVAQSLQKLMSLTVSSCRGITDASIEAMGKGCVNLKQMFLRRCCFVSDNGLVAFSKVASSLESLHLEECNNINQFGIICALSNFKSTLKSLTLLKCKGVKDIDLEVSMFPPCESLRHLSIHNCPGVGNASLAMVGKLCPQLQHVDLTGLYGLTDAGLVPLLENCEAGLVKVNLVGCWNLTDNIVSVLATLHGGTLELLNLDGCRKITDASLVAIADNCLLLNDLDVSKCAITDAGIAVLSSAKQLTLQVLSLSNCSGVTNKSAPSLKKLGQTLVGLNLQNCNSIGCNTVEFLVENLWRCDILA